AGCGATGGCTGCGTGCGGCTAGATTCTGCAAAAGATGTGTATAGTGCGTATTTAGCTTATTGTGAGTGGCCCCATATTTTCATACAAAGCCCAAATGGCTATACGCTTAAATTTTTTGACACTACACTTATAGAATCTACGCAGTCACACAAAGCAGGTGAAATCCTAGCTATAGAATCACAAGATATTATCATAGGCTGCGCGCGAGGAAGCCTGCGCATTAAAACCTTACAGCAAGAAGGTAAAAACAAGCTTCACGCAGCACTTTATGTGCGTGGGAAACGCTTAAATGTAGGAGATGTGCTGTGCTAGAGGCAGATATTGCTACGCTTAAAAACCATATCTATTATTTTGACACGCTGCCATCCACGCAGACTTACGCTCTTAGCGCACTTAAAGATAATACCTACAAGCCGCCTTTTTGCATATACGCTGCGCACCAAAGCCACGCCATAGGCAGCAGAGGCAATCAATGGGAGAGCGTAAAAAGAGCTATGGCATTCTCTTTTGCGCTCTCTTGTGAGAGTTTGCCTAGGGATTTAAAGATAGAATCTAGCTCCATTTTTTTTGGTGTGATAATGCAGCAATTCCTCGCCTCGCTTGGCTCGCAAGTATGGCTTAAATACCCTAATGATTTATATATTAAAAAGCGCAAAATGGGGGGGATTCTCACGCAAAAGGTTAAAAATGCTCTTATATGTGGCATTGGCATTAATCTTAGTAGCCCACAGCCCTCAAAATATGGTAGTTTAGAAGATTTGATAAGCGCAAATTTAAAGCCACAAACCTTTTTGAATGATTTTTTTGAAAGCTTTAAAAATTTTCATTCTTGGAAGCAGATTTTTAGTATTTATAAGTTAGAATTTCACAAAAACAAATCCTATTTTTTTCATTTTCATCAACAGCGAATCTGCCTCAAAGACGCTACACTCAATGAAGACGGCTCGCTTAACATTAATGGAGAAAATTTTTATAGCTTACGATGATGGAGGTTTTAGAAA
The window above is part of the Helicobacter jaachi genome. Proteins encoded here:
- a CDS encoding biotin--[acetyl-CoA-carboxylase] ligase; protein product: MLEADIATLKNHIYYFDTLPSTQTYALSALKDNTYKPPFCIYAAHQSHAIGSRGNQWESVKRAMAFSFALSCESLPRDLKIESSSIFFGVIMQQFLASLGSQVWLKYPNDLYIKKRKMGGILTQKVKNALICGIGINLSSPQPSKYGSLEDLISANLKPQTFLNDFFESFKNFHSWKQIFSIYKLEFHKNKSYFFHFHQQRICLKDATLNEDGSLNINGENFYSLR